A genome region from Phaeobacter sp. A36a-5a includes the following:
- a CDS encoding DUF3131 domain-containing protein yields the protein MRWKRREFLGLASGGLIGAAWPAEAQTDHAEGIRAFSILLTGVHPSLPENALGSLIFAFLSQGVALAVEVEFDDFARHSPDAVHPVLSMLSDTASKNRTFVEIVPATRDLMQKTGYFKARALWSLRSQIDRLLPGSMAAAAQPAHFSTVSTNGMEGDLRQDGLRTGGCTTVIYDAVADAEREALLGPAAVLMLPLKARLDLRSAQQKMTSGLFSQLGDGTVLAIDVAELPIDPARAYEVGQRIAASVNRARLSGYLLSVLPRELYKRCCAFLPNHSRHYVILPEFPESGEGYDALLGQARARLGVDCVTLVRGGERRADGALLLETRDGEQRRLGAPGLGPDGEPVEGPLFLADEVAPQRGDVRHPDAVFVHKVDAVGKLAAKIPAANGICLNYPTGIVDPAHELLLEAREALRSTDLAPESPVFNEAMMADAQLAYSYLEQAEMSATGLALTVRKQINGKSFNNYEITMWDVGSLILGLLAAIDLDLAPADKIYRRIKKIMASLPVITDGDMAYPPTLINVRDASIERRGFDACDFARLSSAVTRAAKHAALAEVSSQLMKKWEIAGLMQGGVLKNILKTRIQSSYLSHCAHYQTRILPLLGQPDTRSPYREAFVGDTVADRTVSLLYTVDQVGILPTEPLLLEYVELGPSAECAVLTDIFLGAMKHHYDQTGQLLAPSETPIDTAPWFVYQGFDLGHETRWNVSYRKGRDVLFEPVATSPYGIFSTKAAYLWYAVRPCAFSLKMLETAQSRARIDGFGMSSGLFLDGYGQMANHADLNTNGIVLQALAHLKRRAR from the coding sequence ATGCGGTGGAAACGTCGGGAGTTTCTGGGGTTGGCCTCAGGTGGCCTGATAGGTGCAGCATGGCCGGCTGAAGCGCAGACAGATCACGCAGAGGGAATTCGGGCGTTTTCCATACTGCTGACAGGTGTGCATCCATCCCTGCCCGAGAACGCACTTGGCTCGCTGATCTTTGCGTTCCTGTCGCAAGGCGTTGCTTTGGCGGTTGAAGTTGAGTTCGATGACTTCGCCAGACACAGCCCGGATGCCGTTCATCCGGTCTTGTCGATGCTGAGTGACACGGCATCCAAAAACCGGACATTCGTCGAGATTGTCCCTGCCACGCGCGATCTCATGCAGAAGACGGGATATTTCAAGGCACGAGCACTCTGGAGCCTGCGATCACAGATTGATCGGCTTTTGCCGGGATCGATGGCGGCGGCGGCCCAGCCTGCGCATTTTTCGACCGTATCCACAAATGGCATGGAGGGCGACCTGAGGCAGGATGGCTTGCGGACCGGAGGGTGCACGACCGTGATATACGATGCGGTTGCTGATGCCGAACGCGAGGCGCTGCTTGGGCCGGCCGCAGTTCTGATGTTACCGCTTAAGGCGCGTCTTGATCTGAGATCAGCCCAGCAGAAGATGACATCCGGGCTTTTCTCCCAATTGGGGGACGGGACGGTGCTGGCCATTGATGTGGCGGAACTGCCGATTGATCCGGCTCGCGCTTATGAGGTCGGTCAACGTATCGCCGCGAGTGTCAATCGCGCGCGCCTTTCAGGGTATCTTCTGTCGGTCCTGCCGCGAGAACTCTACAAACGGTGTTGTGCTTTCCTGCCAAACCACTCCCGGCACTATGTCATTCTGCCCGAGTTCCCTGAGAGTGGGGAAGGCTATGACGCGTTACTGGGCCAGGCGCGGGCACGTCTCGGCGTTGACTGTGTGACTCTGGTGCGCGGCGGGGAGCGTCGCGCGGATGGCGCTTTGTTGTTGGAGACCCGTGACGGGGAGCAGCGCCGACTGGGAGCGCCAGGCCTGGGGCCTGACGGCGAACCGGTGGAAGGCCCGCTCTTCCTTGCCGATGAGGTTGCGCCGCAGCGGGGAGACGTGCGGCATCCGGATGCTGTCTTCGTTCATAAGGTTGACGCTGTTGGCAAGCTCGCCGCCAAGATTCCGGCCGCGAATGGGATCTGCCTTAATTATCCTACAGGAATTGTTGACCCGGCGCATGAGTTGCTGCTGGAGGCGCGAGAGGCACTGCGCAGTACTGATTTGGCGCCGGAGTCGCCTGTGTTTAATGAGGCCATGATGGCCGACGCACAACTGGCCTACAGCTATCTGGAACAGGCAGAGATGAGCGCCACCGGGTTGGCGCTGACCGTCAGGAAGCAGATTAACGGTAAGTCTTTCAACAACTATGAAATCACGATGTGGGATGTCGGCAGCCTGATACTGGGGCTGCTCGCGGCAATTGATCTGGATCTGGCGCCCGCTGACAAGATCTATCGCCGCATCAAGAAGATCATGGCATCCCTGCCGGTGATCACTGACGGGGACATGGCCTATCCGCCTACGCTGATCAATGTGCGGGATGCGTCTATCGAACGCCGCGGCTTTGATGCCTGTGATTTTGCACGCCTGAGCAGTGCCGTGACCCGGGCCGCGAAACATGCGGCGCTTGCGGAGGTGTCGTCTCAGCTAATGAAGAAATGGGAAATTGCAGGCCTTATGCAGGGTGGTGTGCTGAAGAATATTCTGAAGACACGCATCCAGTCGTCGTATCTGTCGCATTGCGCCCACTATCAGACGCGTATTCTGCCGTTGCTGGGTCAGCCTGATACGCGATCTCCTTATCGGGAGGCCTTCGTCGGGGATACCGTCGCCGACAGAACGGTCAGTCTACTCTATACGGTGGATCAGGTTGGTATTCTGCCCACCGAACCGCTGCTGCTGGAATATGTCGAGTTGGGACCCTCGGCGGAATGCGCGGTCCTCACCGATATCTTCCTTGGGGCGATGAAGCATCACTATGATCAGACCGGGCAATTGCTGGCGCCATCAGAGACCCCAATCGATACAGCGCCCTGGTTTGTCTATCAGGGGTTCGATCTTGGCCATGAAACGCGATGGAATGTCAGTTATCGAAAGGGGCGCGATGTGCTCTTTGAGCCTGTGGCGACCAGCCCCTACGGGATCTTTTCAACCAAAGCGGCTTATCTGTGGTATGCGGTGCGGCCATGCGCGTTCAGCCTGAAGATGCTGGAAACCGCACAGAGTCGCGCCCGAATTGATGGTTTTGGCATGAGCAGTGGCCTGTTCCTTGACGGCTATGGGCAAATGGCAAACCATGCTGACCTTAACACCAATGGGATCGTCCTGCAGGCGCTTGCGCATCTGAAGCGCCGCGCCCGCTAG